Proteins found in one Sporosarcina sp. FSL K6-3457 genomic segment:
- a CDS encoding iron-dependent peroxidase, with the protein MNYIWDLLIKAENEGSGKQEIQFIPADTYSPYMELSNEMINTQTIDQIVEVNPYYRYYEIFKDLFPPEAQGEEEFKTIFFDLLLHFLADIDRVQGMNKHDYYVRFVLKDIEDATFGNSVKSKMIGFTQREKEQIAANILRLYQTGEEIYLLKDTMKKMFKDCIIYLKCEVKDELLIYIGQEKCAITQSKVDLILEIFLPIRFHTEIYWQQHFGIIDVEETMQLDKIALY; encoded by the coding sequence ATGAATTATATTTGGGACTTGTTAATAAAGGCTGAAAACGAAGGCTCAGGAAAACAGGAGATTCAATTTATCCCTGCGGATACTTATTCTCCATACATGGAATTGAGCAACGAAATGATTAATACACAGACGATTGATCAGATAGTCGAGGTCAATCCATATTATCGCTACTACGAAATTTTTAAAGATCTTTTTCCTCCTGAAGCTCAGGGAGAAGAAGAATTTAAAACTATTTTTTTTGATCTACTTCTCCACTTTTTGGCGGACATTGATCGAGTGCAAGGGATGAACAAACACGATTACTATGTTCGATTTGTCTTAAAGGATATTGAGGATGCTACATTTGGCAACAGCGTGAAAAGTAAGATGATTGGGTTTACGCAAAGGGAGAAAGAGCAGATCGCCGCGAATATTTTAAGACTGTATCAGACAGGAGAAGAAATTTACTTGCTGAAGGATACGATGAAAAAAATGTTTAAGGACTGCATCATTTATCTCAAATGTGAAGTGAAAGATGAGTTGCTTATTTATATTGGACAAGAGAAATGTGCCATTACACAATCAAAAGTTGACCTGATTTTAGAGATATTTCTTCCAATTCGATTTCACACAGAGATTTACTGGCAACAGCACTTTGGCATTATTGACGTAGAGGAGACAATGCAACTGGATAAGATTGCACTTTACTGA
- a CDS encoding molecular chaperone, translating to MTVYSYKLHSNKKIHDKKLAKYTREALMGMTTFELRNICHKEKLVTSLINPLDRESLIRTIIKYRGAEESLLIKEKKEGGFERVEGAIQNYLNTLLSDNGDIKTPAKMSIYAGMKIDELDKYFVEAGGRLVESNVLLVNDQLELCGIFNLVKDFQQPNRYYFTAEKEIGIRDTKNKNYSFIFLKKQDSEYIYKTYYQEKPLPPINLHYYKIPIPDLEIKQLETTNAILAIDFGTTNTTAGVYLDSEYVSSPCSHDLLNQRIRLNNINFVTFPNRVHQDEWIEIVPTIMSVADCSDPNKISYHFGYDALQGMKKSGYTSIASHFQGIKRWVNNYAKLEEVVDGRGNTAVVPRTQILREFLLYIIRTAEHQFKCRFKHLHISSPVKMKTQFIGMFNHILPEYKIESDYALDEGMAVLYNTIANQIENDSFMDGEEYKALVIDCGGGTTDLSSCKFRIEDGHISYKIDIHTTYENGDTNFGGNNITYRIFQFMKIVFADYYSRGKSIFDIDLLIDIPGKDIFRHVDEFGREAVYEQFEAAFVEAEEIIPTRFREYENRTRDEYLRVRNNYYFLWEMAEEMKKEFFRKTGMLRNRFNAEAGAGAHQQDSDLNVTAVERWCLSLVEDHQFRDVYDYPNVIFNIKEINHLIKADIYDIVRGFLEEFYQTGELAEYSIIKLTGQSCKIDVFKEALKEFVPGRSIEFRQKAEDIGQVPDLKLACLRGAIRYLNAKKIGMIETNITNHAPIVPYAVSAFTHNRQEKILISSLERLNQIHGSISRPWGVAEVEFFLQGSENTTAYKYIYLSRVENYAPVLYENIAKQYQEKIPQNETDSIVNGEVKFFVFAGEDHWGFHVVPIARRNEQLYLGTKEFFAFETDLSELDFFDGLK from the coding sequence ATGACTGTTTACTCATATAAACTACATTCGAACAAAAAAATACACGACAAAAAATTGGCGAAGTATACGCGTGAAGCATTAATGGGCATGACAACATTTGAGCTAAGGAATATTTGTCACAAAGAGAAGCTTGTCACTAGCCTCATCAATCCTTTAGATCGTGAAAGTTTGATTCGAACGATTATTAAGTATCGGGGAGCCGAAGAAAGTCTACTCATCAAGGAAAAGAAAGAGGGCGGCTTTGAGCGAGTAGAAGGAGCGATTCAAAATTACTTAAATACCTTGCTCTCAGATAATGGTGACATAAAAACACCAGCCAAGATGAGCATTTATGCGGGGATGAAAATTGATGAGTTGGATAAGTATTTCGTTGAGGCTGGGGGACGACTCGTAGAATCGAATGTGTTATTGGTCAACGATCAGCTTGAGTTATGTGGGATTTTCAATTTAGTAAAAGATTTTCAGCAGCCGAATCGCTATTATTTTACTGCCGAAAAAGAAATAGGAATCAGGGATACGAAAAACAAAAACTACAGTTTTATATTTTTGAAAAAGCAGGACTCAGAGTACATTTATAAAACCTATTATCAAGAAAAACCGCTCCCTCCGATCAATCTCCATTACTATAAAATACCGATTCCAGACTTGGAAATAAAACAGCTTGAAACAACGAATGCCATTTTGGCTATTGACTTTGGGACGACGAATACAACGGCTGGTGTTTATTTGGATAGTGAGTACGTATCGTCTCCGTGTAGTCATGACCTATTGAATCAAAGAATTCGGTTAAATAACATTAACTTTGTTACTTTTCCGAATCGAGTCCACCAGGATGAGTGGATAGAAATAGTCCCTACTATTATGAGCGTGGCTGATTGTTCCGATCCTAATAAGATAAGCTATCATTTTGGCTATGATGCGTTACAGGGCATGAAGAAGTCTGGCTATACAAGCATAGCTAGTCATTTTCAAGGCATCAAAAGATGGGTGAATAATTATGCGAAGCTCGAAGAGGTAGTAGATGGACGTGGAAATACAGCAGTAGTGCCTAGAACCCAAATTTTAAGGGAGTTTCTCCTCTATATCATACGTACTGCGGAGCACCAGTTTAAATGCCGTTTCAAGCACCTGCATATCTCTAGTCCTGTAAAGATGAAAACTCAATTTATAGGGATGTTCAATCATATTTTACCGGAGTATAAGATAGAGTCCGACTATGCGCTCGATGAAGGAATGGCTGTGCTTTATAATACAATTGCTAACCAAATAGAAAACGATAGTTTCATGGATGGCGAGGAGTACAAAGCGCTTGTTATTGATTGTGGAGGAGGGACGACGGATCTTTCCTCTTGTAAATTCCGTATAGAGGATGGACATATTTCTTATAAGATTGATATTCATACGACTTATGAAAATGGGGATACCAATTTCGGCGGCAATAATATTACGTATCGAATTTTTCAATTTATGAAAATTGTTTTTGCTGACTATTACAGTCGGGGCAAGAGTATTTTTGATATTGATTTGCTCATTGATATTCCTGGTAAAGATATTTTTAGGCATGTCGATGAATTTGGACGTGAAGCGGTGTACGAACAGTTCGAAGCGGCTTTTGTTGAAGCGGAGGAAATTATACCTACACGCTTTAGAGAATATGAAAATAGAACGCGTGATGAGTATTTACGCGTAAGAAATAACTATTATTTTTTGTGGGAAATGGCAGAAGAAATGAAGAAGGAGTTTTTCCGTAAGACGGGTATGTTAAGAAATCGATTTAATGCTGAAGCTGGAGCTGGAGCCCACCAGCAGGATAGTGACTTAAATGTGACCGCGGTTGAACGCTGGTGCTTATCATTAGTAGAGGATCATCAATTTAGAGACGTGTATGACTATCCAAATGTCATTTTCAATATTAAGGAAATTAATCATTTAATCAAAGCTGATATCTATGATATTGTCAGAGGATTTTTAGAGGAGTTTTATCAGACTGGAGAGTTGGCGGAGTATTCGATTATTAAGCTGACGGGTCAATCATGTAAAATCGATGTCTTTAAAGAAGCTTTGAAGGAATTTGTGCCAGGTCGAAGTATTGAATTTAGGCAGAAAGCTGAAGATATCGGGCAAGTTCCAGACTTGAAGCTCGCTTGTCTTAGAGGGGCGATTCGATATCTGAATGCTAAAAAGATAGGCATGATTGAAACGAATATTACGAATCACGCTCCGATTGTTCCTTACGCAGTGAGTGCGTTCACGCATAATCGACAAGAAAAGATTTTAATCAGTAGTTTGGAAAGGCTCAATCAGATTCACGGGTCAATTTCTCGCCCTTGGGGTGTAGCGGAGGTTGAATTTTTCTTGCAGGGAAGTGAGAATACTACGGCTTATAAGTATATCTATTTAAGCCGCGTAGAAAACTATGCCCCGGTATTGTATGAGAATATTGCGAAACAGTATCAAGAGAAAATTCCACAAAATGAAACGGATTCAATCGTTAACGGTGAAGTGAAGTTTTTTGTTTTTGCTGGAGAAGATCATTGGGGCTTCCATGTCGTGCCGATAGCTAGAAGAAATGAGCAGTTGTATTTAGGAACGAAGGAGTTCTTTGCTTTTGAAACCGATTTGTCAGAGTTGGATTTCTTTGATGGGTTGAAGTAG
- a CDS encoding PP2C family protein-serine/threonine phosphatase, whose protein sequence is MRKDNSEFKTSFLSEAGSFIQNKDYFAYMELDDVACWVVVKGLDSDREVNSAELAVKAILEKFMEKPSMSRSRIKKYINNAQEVLQAQSIRVRLKASIVMVVSDYSKIICAVAGNSRLYHFRNGRLFYQSNDQSLARELLNGPDYSLGIDHHEERNNLLNYLGKPNAFQPFVSKKIKLMDGDALLLCTSGLWEEVSELEMADALEGVTEPGQYTDVLEEVLLSRQKKIIQNYTMVAIFANKVYLENKKKTMKTIKLIIISLFLLLLVGGGTIFYKVKEAKKAAEITAEMLEHEKTGNLYFDDGNYDGALKEFSEGRNAAKKVKNPIHRSLLAKKLRITQLIIGGDSEAQEGNLTEAITMYEKALKEGKQIQNFGTEEVELRITNMDAVVQILDAVKAGDFRFEAEDYSGALTIYEKARKQALDISYGGESDIKVKIDEAKEKIAELKRAQQELKAEVLEKSGDRSYDGQDFTKAIESYTLAQEIFQETDLLAKVLSVERKIMNAKEKLNPPPVPAPQVVPNEPPSELYNELIEENQPSDVDGM, encoded by the coding sequence ATGAGGAAGGATAATAGTGAGTTCAAAACAAGCTTTTTATCCGAGGCAGGTTCTTTTATTCAAAATAAAGATTACTTTGCTTATATGGAGCTTGATGACGTAGCCTGCTGGGTCGTTGTGAAAGGATTAGACTCTGATCGGGAAGTCAATAGTGCTGAGTTAGCGGTAAAAGCTATATTGGAAAAATTTATGGAAAAACCGTCTATGTCTCGATCTAGAATTAAGAAATACATAAATAACGCGCAAGAGGTATTGCAGGCACAAAGCATCAGAGTGAGATTGAAAGCAAGCATTGTGATGGTTGTGTCGGATTATTCTAAAATAATCTGTGCTGTTGCGGGGAATTCTAGACTGTATCATTTTAGAAATGGACGATTGTTTTATCAGAGCAATGACCAAAGTCTAGCGCGCGAATTGCTCAATGGACCAGACTATTCTTTGGGGATTGACCACCACGAGGAGAGAAACAACCTTTTAAACTATCTCGGAAAACCAAATGCATTTCAACCCTTTGTTTCAAAGAAGATAAAGCTGATGGATGGAGATGCATTACTACTTTGTACCTCTGGTCTATGGGAAGAAGTTAGTGAGCTTGAAATGGCCGATGCTTTAGAGGGCGTAACAGAACCAGGACAATATACGGATGTCCTGGAAGAGGTTCTCTTAAGTAGACAAAAAAAAATCATTCAAAACTATACAATGGTTGCTATTTTTGCGAATAAGGTCTATTTAGAAAATAAAAAGAAAACAATGAAAACGATTAAACTCATTATTATTTCGCTATTTCTACTGCTATTAGTTGGAGGCGGAACGATTTTTTATAAAGTAAAAGAAGCTAAAAAAGCAGCTGAAATTACGGCTGAGATGCTTGAGCATGAGAAGACTGGAAATCTGTATTTCGATGATGGGAACTATGACGGCGCGCTAAAGGAATTTAGTGAAGGGCGAAATGCTGCTAAAAAGGTGAAAAACCCAATACATAGAAGCTTATTAGCTAAAAAACTAAGAATAACTCAGCTCATCATCGGCGGAGATAGTGAAGCGCAGGAAGGAAATCTAACGGAAGCCATCACAATGTATGAAAAGGCTTTAAAAGAAGGAAAACAAATCCAAAACTTTGGTACAGAGGAAGTCGAACTACGGATTACGAATATGGATGCGGTTGTTCAAATTCTGGACGCTGTCAAAGCAGGGGATTTCCGTTTTGAGGCGGAGGATTATAGTGGAGCACTGACCATCTATGAGAAAGCTAGAAAGCAAGCACTCGATATATCCTATGGTGGCGAATCGGACATCAAGGTGAAAATAGATGAGGCAAAAGAGAAAATAGCTGAATTAAAGAGGGCACAACAGGAATTGAAAGCAGAGGTTTTGGAGAAAAGTGGAGACCGCAGTTATGACGGCCAAGACTTTACCAAGGCTATTGAATCCTACACGCTTGCACAAGAAATTTTTCAGGAGACAGACTTACTTGCAAAAGTCTTGAGCGTTGAACGTAAGATCATGAATGCTAAGGAAAAGTTAAATCCTCCACCAGTTCCAGCTCCACAGGTTGTACCGAATGAACCACCTAGTGAATTGTACAATGAACTGATTGAGGAAAACCAGCCTTCAGATGTTGATGGAATGTAA
- a CDS encoding normocyte-binding protein encodes MKEFVADRLRKIEDLEQRQLLKDIVSGVFMNLVEYQEEMNRKLEDRVFNEIEDWEDNHDIYVTLCAKEDIDPIHESLYPMIPSDLEAKTLNNEETLDSLRKKEEVTLLTIFLESDFSEIKTLLTHQRAFAGRILTTDGHYDIQVSLQQNNSYIQEMEKLYHIFQTNGLAWKTVNNPFAYKFFDVVVIDCPQFNTEEEIVDVTIDFEEFEEKKRFDMILLWNIKKIDIKNIGFPMPAVDKVNYEHVLSIRKTGIAHGYLVDVEGDSIRYIKRSDNEITIVCPREKSGIWKLLKITKFDRNQVGSLNYELVSNRRVNRFSNKYVHKQAVLVKTKGEIIRMVNSFEVSQSVELVDVEIRDRRLAERECYPMNPFISDHIGDDSNKEVMTLLFRPREAITFISNDIMSFLVSEVQRYFSEYRCEGSWL; translated from the coding sequence GTGAAAGAGTTTGTAGCAGATAGACTACGTAAGATAGAGGATCTTGAACAGCGCCAATTGCTAAAGGACATTGTGAGCGGAGTTTTTATGAATTTGGTGGAGTATCAAGAAGAGATGAATCGGAAATTAGAGGACCGCGTGTTTAATGAAATAGAAGACTGGGAGGACAACCATGATATCTATGTCACTTTGTGCGCAAAAGAAGACATTGATCCGATTCATGAATCTCTATACCCGATGATTCCATCTGATTTGGAGGCAAAGACACTCAATAACGAGGAAACGCTCGATTCGTTAAGGAAAAAGGAAGAGGTTACCCTCTTGACAATCTTTTTGGAGTCAGACTTTTCTGAAATCAAGACCTTGCTGACTCATCAAAGGGCTTTCGCAGGACGTATCCTCACAACAGATGGCCATTATGATATCCAGGTAAGCTTGCAGCAAAACAACAGCTATATTCAAGAGATGGAAAAACTATATCATATTTTTCAAACCAATGGGCTTGCTTGGAAAACAGTTAATAATCCCTTTGCTTATAAGTTTTTTGATGTGGTAGTTATAGATTGTCCGCAATTTAATACAGAGGAAGAAATTGTTGACGTGACGATTGACTTTGAGGAATTCGAAGAGAAAAAACGATTCGATATGATTCTATTATGGAATATTAAAAAAATCGACATTAAAAATATAGGATTCCCAATGCCCGCAGTGGACAAGGTGAACTATGAGCATGTGCTGTCGATTCGTAAAACAGGTATTGCGCATGGCTATCTTGTTGACGTGGAAGGGGACAGTATTCGTTATATTAAACGTTCAGACAATGAGATCACAATTGTCTGTCCACGGGAAAAGTCAGGAATATGGAAGTTACTTAAAATAACGAAGTTTGATAGAAATCAGGTCGGTAGCTTGAACTATGAGCTGGTGTCTAATCGAAGAGTCAATCGTTTTAGCAACAAATATGTGCATAAGCAGGCTGTGCTCGTGAAAACGAAGGGAGAAATCATCCGCATGGTCAATTCCTTTGAAGTATCTCAATCTGTCGAATTGGTTGATGTGGAAATAAGAGATAGACGGCTAGCTGAGAGGGAATGCTATCCTATGAATCCTTTTATAAGCGATCATATTGGTGATGACAGTAATAAGGAAGTCATGACTCTACTATTTAGGCCGCGTGAAGCGATTACCTTTATCTCAAATGACATAATGAGTTTTCTCGTTTCAGAAGTTCAAAGATACTTCTCAGAATATAGATGTGAGGGTAGCTGGTTATGA
- a CDS encoding phage baseplate assembly protein V: MDWKYDIQTGKETALTYKDMIVMPYNIRVSQIEITQQMNEHATLHLTGLIPEELEDSYVYMTDAETAIEVLQIGSDGKTIPIFNGLAVEVQVKTVMGTYYLEVTAVSHTYVLDVKKKNQTYQNARMSYGELIDACIADQPGADFMDYVTEGATLGSFTMQYLETDWEFLKRMASRFHTGLVPDTVHPTAKFYFGVPFQAGGIKEMKAINYRVKKAIGNFLVSSKNHLDGITDSDYMYYEVESIQPFKIGNEVTFQSKKLYVYKIFSTLKDGLLKHIYTLTPQNGFSVHTTYNQAIIGASIQGKVIDVAGDKIRIYVDFDEGQEKDTAYWFPYSTIYASEDNTGWYFMPELSDNVRIYFPSNRENEGIAVSSVSKAPPQSGAMLAASNPASQGGQSGATPPEDNRQDPGRMADPDVKTLRTKHGKQILLAPDRIVISGGGLMITLMDDNGISIISDKNINIQATEKVVINAKQIMINANEKIEMICKDNSIKMEDKMEIKGTEVRAN, translated from the coding sequence ATGGATTGGAAGTATGACATTCAAACAGGGAAGGAAACGGCCTTAACGTATAAAGATATGATTGTGATGCCCTATAATATTCGTGTCAGTCAAATCGAAATCACACAACAAATGAATGAGCATGCTACATTGCATTTAACGGGCTTGATACCAGAAGAACTCGAAGATTCTTATGTATATATGACAGATGCAGAAACGGCTATTGAAGTATTACAGATTGGCAGCGATGGAAAAACGATTCCTATTTTTAATGGGTTGGCAGTAGAAGTACAAGTGAAAACGGTTATGGGTACCTATTATTTAGAGGTTACAGCGGTTTCACATACGTATGTGCTAGATGTTAAGAAGAAAAACCAAACCTATCAAAATGCGCGTATGTCATATGGTGAATTAATAGATGCCTGTATTGCCGATCAACCAGGTGCAGATTTTATGGATTATGTGACAGAGGGGGCTACTCTTGGTAGCTTCACGATGCAATATTTAGAGACAGATTGGGAATTTCTTAAACGAATGGCGTCACGATTTCATACAGGCTTGGTGCCAGACACGGTTCACCCGACTGCCAAGTTTTACTTTGGTGTACCGTTTCAAGCTGGGGGCATAAAGGAAATGAAGGCCATCAATTATCGAGTTAAAAAGGCGATCGGCAACTTCCTTGTTTCAAGTAAAAATCATCTCGACGGTATTACCGATAGTGACTATATGTACTATGAAGTAGAATCGATTCAGCCATTCAAAATAGGCAATGAAGTTACTTTCCAATCTAAAAAATTATATGTATATAAAATCTTCTCAACGTTAAAAGATGGTTTACTCAAGCATATTTATACGTTAACACCTCAGAACGGTTTCAGTGTCCACACGACCTATAATCAAGCCATTATTGGTGCCTCTATTCAAGGTAAAGTAATTGATGTTGCAGGAGACAAAATTCGCATTTATGTCGATTTCGATGAAGGGCAAGAAAAAGATACGGCCTATTGGTTTCCCTACTCAACGATTTATGCATCAGAAGACAATACGGGATGGTATTTCATGCCGGAGCTATCTGACAATGTGAGAATTTACTTCCCAAGCAATCGTGAGAATGAAGGAATTGCAGTTAGTTCCGTATCCAAAGCGCCTCCGCAATCAGGTGCGATGTTGGCAGCAAGTAATCCAGCCAGCCAAGGTGGTCAATCAGGTGCGACACCACCAGAGGATAATCGCCAAGATCCAGGGCGGATGGCTGATCCAGATGTAAAAACACTTCGAACGAAGCATGGTAAACAAATTTTACTTGCACCGGATCGGATTGTTATATCTGGTGGAGGATTGATGATTACACTAATGGATGATAATGGAATATCCATAATAAGTGATAAAAATATTAATATACAAGCAACAGAGAAAGTCGTCATTAATGCAAAACAAATTATGATCAATGCGAACGAGAAAATAGAGATGATTTGTAAAGACAATTCAATCAAGATGGAAGACAAAATGGAGATTAAAGGAACAGAAGTACGAGCAAATTAA
- a CDS encoding DNA and RNA helicase, protein MFYHIVPDFQKGRVLKREMLENLRDYPRNMTEIYFQDYSDGIIAGAQIVVEETNLVITKGIVKHNGRVYMLDADYLLPYHAVGRETLVKIRFHEEQQSSDFIAYSTDVLLDDVLQVAENELELGRFKLKPGARLRSVYEDFQDFATEYNTVNTIYCQYAGFQTTTFHPLILQYFAKELLSSMPSNAYDISFALQCLNQDRIQREVIYYYLANRLGKGYREYTNEQIHHYLSRVLQEGKGWNRSTSEQSSRRPRQMIVE, encoded by the coding sequence TTGTTTTATCATATCGTTCCTGATTTTCAAAAGGGGAGAGTATTGAAGAGAGAAATGCTAGAGAATCTGAGGGATTATCCGCGCAACATGACGGAAATCTATTTCCAAGATTATTCAGATGGCATCATTGCAGGGGCTCAAATTGTTGTGGAGGAAACGAACCTTGTGATTACGAAAGGAATCGTGAAACACAATGGTCGCGTGTATATGCTGGATGCCGACTACCTACTCCCTTATCACGCTGTAGGTAGGGAAACGCTTGTGAAAATTAGGTTTCATGAGGAGCAGCAGTCGTCTGACTTTATAGCCTATTCGACAGATGTGCTTCTCGATGATGTCCTACAGGTTGCGGAAAACGAACTTGAATTAGGGCGCTTTAAACTAAAACCAGGCGCAAGACTACGCTCTGTGTATGAAGACTTTCAAGATTTTGCTACGGAGTACAATACGGTCAATACAATCTATTGTCAATATGCTGGTTTTCAAACAACAACTTTTCATCCGCTCATCTTGCAATACTTTGCCAAAGAACTGCTTAGCAGCATGCCTTCCAATGCGTATGATATTTCTTTTGCCTTGCAATGCTTAAATCAGGATCGAATTCAGCGAGAGGTCATTTACTATTATTTAGCTAATAGGCTAGGTAAGGGGTATCGCGAGTATACCAATGAACAGATTCATCATTATTTAAGTCGTGTATTGCAAGAAGGTAAAGGATGGAATCGATCTACATCGGAGCAGAGCAGTCGTAGACCTCGTCAAATGATTGTCGAATAA
- a CDS encoding DUF4280 domain-containing protein, with protein MAQVVENLETESAEQEQFSYVVHGAIISCEHGSHLNYLNLPQDHGVYIKGKAVMNVGDRTPENIPTFGVCLQLKKPCTPACSIDWLEGMENVNIEGKQALLNRCHTQCSAGGGKIDIVHDGQEELDIPIQGF; from the coding sequence ATGGCTCAGGTTGTGGAAAATTTAGAAACGGAAAGTGCGGAACAGGAGCAATTTAGTTATGTGGTACACGGAGCAATCATTAGCTGTGAGCATGGAAGCCATCTGAATTATTTAAACTTACCGCAGGATCATGGTGTTTATATTAAGGGGAAGGCCGTGATGAATGTCGGAGATCGAACCCCTGAAAATATCCCAACCTTTGGCGTCTGCTTACAGTTGAAAAAACCGTGTACGCCTGCATGCTCCATTGATTGGCTGGAAGGGATGGAAAATGTCAATATCGAAGGGAAGCAAGCGTTGCTAAATCGCTGTCATACGCAATGTTCAGCGGGTGGAGGCAAAATCGATATTGTTCATGATGGGCAAGAGGAGTTGGACATACCGATACAAGGCTTTTAA
- a CDS encoding pentapeptide repeat-containing protein, with amino-acid sequence MKREEALQHFMDECVSVHVSRLQEKIDRQFRQEKEGLLQPIIDSLEELFANSRNQQAQEKLGPVAFIHLSLLRTSLLENKCTYLLEAYGETWYYGWGECTARYEAEWLSEAMIDLQKTLEKERKPYLTIQAADIRGIIQQTVILFHQYIIQLVRYLFRYQQDSVPELDFQRAACLRFRVGEYKGFSEDVGIIDEREREEKSLLAWLDKQETDKSYTFENFSNLQLQQKHFNQLDFSYANFNGSDLAGASLKQSICMGTSFVDCELANVDFSYGVIQDADFRNANLAGANFTHAQGQMLVLSDAVIAGYLGTDFSYANLENARFEFAQIAGANFTGANLKGATFFQRDQEKCLFSPEQIEGIQWIL; translated from the coding sequence ATGAAACGAGAAGAAGCATTGCAGCATTTTATGGATGAATGCGTGTCAGTTCATGTCAGCCGGTTACAAGAGAAGATTGATCGACAGTTTCGCCAAGAGAAGGAAGGTTTGCTACAGCCAATCATTGACTCACTTGAAGAGCTGTTTGCAAATAGTAGAAATCAGCAAGCCCAAGAAAAGTTAGGACCAGTTGCCTTTATTCATCTCTCATTGCTGCGAACATCATTACTAGAAAACAAGTGTACGTATTTGTTAGAAGCATATGGCGAAACATGGTATTACGGTTGGGGAGAATGTACGGCACGGTATGAAGCGGAATGGCTGAGTGAGGCGATGATAGATTTACAAAAAACGCTTGAAAAAGAAAGAAAACCTTATCTCACCATCCAAGCAGCTGACATTCGAGGAATCATTCAACAGACAGTGATCCTGTTTCATCAGTATATCATTCAATTGGTACGCTATCTCTTTCGCTATCAACAAGACAGCGTACCTGAATTAGATTTTCAACGAGCGGCGTGCTTACGATTTCGCGTCGGGGAATATAAAGGGTTTAGTGAAGATGTAGGCATCATTGACGAACGGGAACGGGAGGAAAAAAGCCTTCTTGCATGGTTAGACAAACAAGAGACGGACAAATCGTATACATTTGAAAACTTCTCAAACCTACAATTACAGCAGAAACATTTTAACCAACTAGACTTTTCCTATGCGAATTTCAACGGCAGTGACTTAGCAGGTGCTTCGTTGAAACAAAGTATTTGCATGGGCACTAGTTTTGTAGATTGTGAGTTAGCCAATGTTGATTTTTCCTATGGAGTCATTCAAGATGCTGATTTTCGAAATGCCAATTTAGCAGGTGCTAATTTTACGCATGCACAGGGACAAATGCTGGTGCTATCTGATGCTGTGATTGCGGGTTATCTAGGAACTGATTTCAGTTATGCAAATTTGGAAAATGCAAGGTTTGAATTTGCACAAATTGCAGGTGCCAATTTTACAGGTGCCAATTTGAAAGGGGCTACCTTCTTTCAACGCGATCAGGAGAAATGTCTATTTAGCCCAGAGCAGATAGAAGGCATTCAGTGGATTCTTTAA